TTTATTATACTTAGAAGTCAATAAGGACACATGGATTGTTGAACTATACATTTCAGATTTGCTCACCGACCAAGACATTAGAGAACTTGCCCGGATTACTGGATGTGATGCTCGAATCAGGAATCCATCATGTCACAACACACCCAATATCAACAAGTATCGCACAGCCACCAGCGTCTGCAACAACTTGTAGGTTTTtatgataaacaataattttctttaatctagTTTTATAGAAATGATTGATCAGCTATCTTGTCAAATTGGTTTAAGGAATAAATTTGGGGTTTATTGGTGCGAAGCATTGTTTTTAGAAGCTCCTTTTTTAACTTGCCCACTAGAGAAGTACTTGTGGCACAGACTTCTTAGGCCATTCACCTCAAAAAATATGTTCCCTTCTGTTGAATGTCAACAGTAAGATATCCAATACTGAAtcttccacatttattttacagaaaaaacccTCGCCTTGGTGCCTCCAACACCCCATTCACCCGCTGGTTGCCCTCTGAGTACGATGACGGCATCTCCCAACCAAAAGGATGGAACAGAACCCGCAGATTCAACAACTTCTTGCTCCCATTGGTATCAACTTAGCTTCAAAAACCAGActtatttatcaaaatatttgtctgaagtttaaaattaaatctttttctctccactttTAGGTGCGGCAGGTGTCCAATAACATCTTGAGCACAACGGATGCAGGCGTTGTCAATGACACAGAGTACTCTCACATGGTGACCTTGTTTGGCCAGTGGAATGACCATGACCTCTCCTTCACACCATTTTCACCAAGTATCCGCTCCTTTAGCAATGGACTGAACTGTGATGAAAGTTGCGAGCAAAGTGAGCCATGCATCCCTATCCCGGTTGGTGTCAAAGCTCAAAccaaattgtttaattttgtttcgcctttctgttgttttacttAAAACTCTTGCTTTTGTAATGATCAGATCCCTCCTAGAGATCCCCGGATTCCCTCCCGCCCAGATACCTGCATCCCAGCCTTTAGATCTGCTCCTGCCTGTGGAACGGGTTACTCTGCATTTAATTTTGGTGGAGAACCCAACAAGAGGGAGCAGATCAATTCACTGACAGCCTTTCTGGATCTGGGACAAGTATATGGCTCAGACGAGAAACTTGCCCTGAGCCTTCGAGACCTCACCAGTGATGCCGGCCTGCTGCGCGTCAACACCGAATTCAGGGACAACGGACGCGAGCTGCTGCCGTTCCACCCCCTGCAGGTGCAAATGTGCGCCACCCGCAGAAGAATCACCAACGACACCAACGCCAGGGAGGTGCCCTGTTTTATAGCAGGTTTGTGAGTTTCTAAGGAGAAATTGAGTTGAATGATTGAATACATAATCTttctctgacaaaaaaaataatgattacaAAGTctcaaaacagtttattttttaaagcatcaaGCAATCGCTATGTTGCTTGAtcctttaaacataaaaaatgattaTTGCTCAAATATCTAGTCTGTGTAGTCAGTCTCATAGCAATAAGAacagaacaaactgaaacaaaattcaGCAACAAGATACACAAGTTCTGAAACTCAGGATTTGCTATTGTTCAAACCCTAGAAGTCTATGTTTCAAGTCCTACTATCTCCAATAttcaacaacaataaattactgttaaacaaattataattataGTTATTTGTCCTTATTAGGTGCctccaaaagtaaaaatgtcagcAGGAATTGAGCTGTTGGTTTATTTCTACGTAGGTGATGGCCGTGTAGACGAGAACATCGCCCTGACATCTATCCACACCCTGTTTGTGCGTGAACACAACCGTTTGGCTCGTCAGCTGAAGAGGCTGAATCCACACTGGGACAGTGAGACTCTCTACCAAGAGGCCCGCAAGATCCTGGGTGCTTACACTCAGGTAAAACAACCCAAAGGGTGAGCAAGGAGTCTCATCTTACTCAAAGCCTGTGTTGTTTTCTCATATTCTGGCTTTTGTGTATCAGATTTTTGTCTTCAGGGATTATCTTCCTCACATAGTTGGTCCTGATGCAATGCGCAGACAGCTCGGACGTTACCCCGGCTACAGCCCTAATGTTGACCCCAGCATCGCCAATGTGTTTGCGACAGCCGCTTACCGTTTTGCTCACCTGGCCATCCAGCCAGTTTTGTTCCGACTGGATCCAAACTATAGAGAGAACCCTCGTTTCCCCAGTGTCCCCCTGTTCAAGGCTTTCTTCACCCCCTGGAGAGTCATTTTCGAAGGTGGGCCCCACAAAAATAACTGCAGCCATCTTGTCATTGTGCTGTAGGATGAAGCCCTCGTTTCTTTTGCTCTCACTCTCCAGGTGGGGTCGACCCTTTGCTGCGTGGTCTGATAGGACGTCCTGCTAAACTGGGCACTCAGGACAACATGATGGTGGATGCTCTGAGGGAGAGGTTGTTTGAATTCATCCAGCACCTTGCTCTGGACCTGGGTTCTCTGAACATGCAGAGAGGTCGTGATCACGGCCTGCCTGGTACGTGATTTACTAATTCCACCCTGCAGCTGGGAATCTGGACATGATCTCTGATCCAGTCCCCAAAGACCTAAGTCAGTAGTCTCAAACTCAAGCTGGTGTCCTGCAAGTTGTATATATATGTCTGCTTCAGCACGCCAGAATTTACCATTATCTCATTAGCACAGCTCTTTGGAGCTAGGTGaacatttaattcaagtgtgAAGGAAAAGAGACACATAAAAAAGATGCAGGACTCTGATCCTCAAAGAATGTAGTTTGAGATACCTGATCTAAGTCTTCAATCATGAGAAAATTTGTCAGCCTCTCCTTTATCTTCTACTGATCACCAGAATGCCTCATATACGATGCCAAGTAATAAATTGCAGATTAGCCTAGAAGACAACATCATATGCTACGTTGATGACCTATTATTGTATCTACTGGTGTTGCTAAATTAATAACAGtaaattattctaaatattaaagtctaaataaaatttgatgctACAAATAGAAATCATGAGAATGAGGCAGTTGAGAAATCAAGAAATGTTTGTCcacataaaacaacatattcatTCTATCACTTCAGGCTACAATGCCTGGCGCAGGTTCTGTGGTCTGTCCCAGCCTCGTAACCAGGCACAGCTGGCTGAGGTTTTGAGGAATCCCACCCTGGctcagaagctgctggagctcTACGGGACCCCCGACAACATCGATGTGTGGCTTGGAGGTGTCGCAGAGCCATTTGTGCCTGGCGGCCGCGTGGGTCCGCTGTTCGCCTGCCTCATTGCAACTCAGTTCCAGAGGATTCGTCAGGGTGACAGGTCAGTAAAGCAGAGCAGGgctgtttgatttcttttcacaaaaagaaattgtaGATTTGAATGGAATAATTGACCAaaattctgtaatttttcaggCTGTGGTTCCAGAACCCCGGAGTTTTCACGCCACAGCAGAGGCAGCGTCTGTCTGCTGTTACACTCTCCAGAGTCATCTGTGACAACACCGGCATCACGTCTGTGCCCAGTGATGCTTTCAGCGTCGTCTCAAATAGGAACCGTCTTGTACCCTGCTCCTCTCTGCGTCGTCTGGATCTGTTGCCATGGAGGGAAAGACCCTGTGGCTCAGGTAAGAACTTTTTCATCCAAGGGACCAATCTAAGCAAAGTTTTACACGATGTAATGTGCTTTCTTGTAATCACGTGTATAAAAACTTATTATGTTTGATGATTCAGGATCTCCTGCTGATTGTTTGATGTCCAGTAACAGCGAGGTCAGTTTCACCTtcattactgaaataatttcacACATTGTCAAAAGAAATAATGTGATCTTTTGAAATCCAAAGACTTAATGtgatgtttatttcttcttgttaaaCAGAACCCAACCCAGACAGAGGAACTCAACAATCTGGATCCCCAGGACACACTGGATCTCCAGGATCCCTTAAATCCTGTGGACCCTGTCGACCTTCAGGATCCTCTGGACCCCCAGGATCCTCTGGATCCCCAAGACCCATTGGAACTTGAGACCAATGAGGTAGTTGGTTCTGAATAGTAATTTCATAAAGACAGCAGttcatttgtatattttttgtcactGCTCAGATTTGGTTGCTTTAtgaattttgattattatttgcAAGCAATGCTCTACTCATTTCATCTTCTCAgcattgtgacaaaatgtatgtttctcCTCAGATCCAGTGATGCCATTCAGGCCCAGATGCCCTCTAGGATCACCAATATTCAAACATCAGTGTCCCTTTCTGGATTACGGCCCACACACAGAGACATTCATTTGTTTCCattataaagaaacaaaacaagccaACCAAGATCTTGGACACGTCTGTTTATATTCCTCAATCCTTGACTCTGCGCTTCTTCCATTGGAACAGAAATCTGGGATTACAATGACAATTGCCAAGCTGGCCATCAACATCTTCTTCTCAGGACATTTGTTCTTCACTATGGGACATAAACACTCTGTTTCCAGGATAAACTTCCCATTAAAAAACACCAGTGACTTGTGggcttttaaatttgtttgcgTCAGTCATTCGCAGCAGCAGATGACCAGAAAAAGACGCACCATTCCCCTGTATTCTCATTTTACTCTTTACTGTAATAATAAgttggagttttttttgttttagcttcatAGCAATGAGTTTTAATTGAACAAATGTGTTTGACTCTGTTACAACTGCATCTATTTTACCACAAAATCAACATTACGATAATTTTGATGGGATCAATGTTTTGCACTAATTCCTTCACCTTCAAATGTTATGTTATggtttatctgatcatatttttttctctactgcaactttgttgttttacattgaATGTTGCATTCAATAAAACAATTGAGCGATCACTGTTTTGtatgagtttttttattgatgaattgttgcaaagtaaaaaaatcatatttttaaaagtaggaGGAGTTGTCGAACATCTAAAAgggaaactcaaaaatgttgaagGTTAACTACCTTGCACATTAATTGACATTTCTTGAAAAGATGTAGAGGAAACATCAAAACATATATTCCATCTTTTATTGTAACAGCttaatttcacaataaatgccATAAAAAATTGCAGCCCGATGTCTCTTGTCTCTTGTTGATTCTGTAGtagtttgtatatttttttcctagCTCAGATTTAGTTACTTTATGAGGCGATAAGAATTGTGATTATTACGTGCAAACAATACTTTACtcgtttcattttttaaactttctgatacagttttttatttctcctctgATCCAGTGAAGGCATACAGCCCCAAAGGTTCTCCAAAATCTGTTCACATCGGTTAGCCACTGCTGCAGATGATCAGATAAAGACACACCATACAAATTTATCCTCATTTACTtaataataagacatttttgttagttttagctAAATAAGCATGGGTTTTAATTGAATGAGTCTGTTTAACTCTGTTACAGCTTATAGTCTATTATGCCAAAAATCATTTGAGTCAGTTTTGAGTGAATAAATCAGTATTAAGTTATGAATATGCTGTGCAAATCCTGGTAGCttaaaaattgtatattttaggttttgtctgtcaatatttttgctttactgCAATTATGTTGTCTTATATTGAATTGCATTCTCCCTCAGAATACAGCTCTTTTGTCAATGTGAaattatgttattaaaaaatgttaaagtgaaaaattttaAGTATATGTTTGACAGATAAAGTTGAAAAATTGTGACTATTtgaaccaaagtaaaaaaaaaaagagaatgtgATTACTTTATGCTTCAGCAGAAGTACTTTTTTATctatatgttttatatatatataatttataggATAATCTCTTTTTTCCAGTTGTTCTGATTAATTCTGTGCTTTAATTTgcagcaagaaaatattttcaaatgagaGACAAGTTATCAGAGTGTGACCAACAGGGGGAGCCAATGTTCCTCTGCTACGttttaaaatatcattacaGTCCTCACTTATGTTCAAAAACGTAAGCTACACAATGAATCCTTCAACTTTTTTACTAtatgatcaaaaaaaaaagattttaaaaatatgtttgcactGCTTCAAAATGCTCGCTTTTATTTAtaagctgaagaaaagcaaccTACTGTGATGCCTTCTTTTGTCTTCAGCTGACTTATTTCTTTAGAATCCAGATTTGGCTGCTGGGTGAATCTTAATTTTCCAGACTGCCTGGACTGTATGTGTTTGCAAAGAGAAGAAGACAGTCACATGTTCAGTATAAACAGGTGGACATGGGAGTAAACATGCTAGAGTTACACAAGAGAGAGGTGAAAGTAAGGTCTTTCTTACTGGGAGTATTGGGTGTTATTGAACAAGAAGCTAATCTGTTTTTGACAtggaaatttgatttaaaaattgtGATACGTGAGTTCCTAATCTAGGTTTTGATGGGATTGTAAGATCTTTGATTCCTAAAGAGTTTATGGAGACTAAAAGTCTACAAAgacaaatctgaattttatcCAGATAGTCTctaatgtcaaattaaaattgtctaattaatatgaagaaaaaagccaattatatatatatttttttgttgttgttgttgttcttgttgttgttcttgttgtttttttgtccaagAGGCAAATGACTCCAGAATACCAACCACAATTAATTATGGACAATCTGAATTTAAACACAGActcagagtttttttgtttaacacaattaattggattacttgtttattgttattattgtt
The sequence above is a segment of the Gambusia affinis linkage group LG17, SWU_Gaff_1.0, whole genome shotgun sequence genome. Coding sequences within it:
- the LOC122846889 gene encoding eosinophil peroxidase-like isoform X1, whose translation is MLLSVFLILGLCLVPSQSKPTGERLGSPLLQKCFEEAKKIVDDAYKYSREESLRRVRRDAVKPHDALRLLKQPRGDTRSAVRSADYMAQTLRLVQEKVHRVHKRSLNATDLLTDQDIRELARITGCDARIRNPSCHNTPNINKYRTATSVCNNLKNPRLGASNTPFTRWLPSEYDDGISQPKGWNRTRRFNNFLLPLVRQVSNNILSTTDAGVVNDTEYSHMVTLFGQWNDHDLSFTPFSPSIRSFSNGLNCDESCEQSEPCIPIPIPPRDPRIPSRPDTCIPAFRSAPACGTGYSAFNFGGEPNKREQINSLTAFLDLGQVYGSDEKLALSLRDLTSDAGLLRVNTEFRDNGRELLPFHPLQVQMCATRRRITNDTNAREVPCFIAGDGRVDENIALTSIHTLFVREHNRLARQLKRLNPHWDSETLYQEARKILGAYTQIFVFRDYLPHIVGPDAMRRQLGRYPGYSPNVDPSIANVFATAAYRFAHLAIQPVLFRLDPNYRENPRFPSVPLFKAFFTPWRVIFEGGVDPLLRGLIGRPAKLGTQDNMMVDALRERLFEFIQHLALDLGSLNMQRGRDHGLPGYNAWRRFCGLSQPRNQAQLAEVLRNPTLAQKLLELYGTPDNIDVWLGGVAEPFVPGGRVGPLFACLIATQFQRIRQGDRLWFQNPGVFTPQQRQRLSAVTLSRVICDNTGITSVPSDAFSVVSNRNRLVPCSSLRRLDLLPWRERPCGSGSPADCLMSSNSENPTQTEELNNLDPQDTLDLQDPLNPVDPVDLQDPLDPQDPLDPQDPLELETNEIQ
- the LOC122846889 gene encoding eosinophil peroxidase-like isoform X2, which translates into the protein MLLSVFLILGLCLVPSQSKPTGERLGSPLLQKCFEEAKKIVDDAYKYSREESLRRVRRDAVKPHDALRLLKQPRGDTRSAVRSADYMAQTLRLVQEKVHRVHKRSLNATDLLTDQDIRELARITGCDARIRNPSCHNTPNINKYRTATSVCNNLKNPRLGASNTPFTRWLPSEYDDGISQPKGWNRTRRFNNFLLPLVRQVSNNILSTTDAGVVNDTEYSHMVTLFGQWNDHDLSFTPFSPSIRSFSNGLNCDESCEQSEPCIPIPIPPRDPRIPSRPDTCIPAFRSAPACGTGYSAFNFGGEPNKREQINSLTAFLDLGQVYGSDEKLALSLRDLTSDAGLLRVNTEFRDNGRELLPFHPLQVQMCATRRRITNDTNAREVPCFIAGDGRVDENIALTSIHTLFVREHNRLARQLKRLNPHWDSETLYQEARKILGAYTQIFVFRDYLPHIVGPDAMRRQLGRYPGYSPNVDPSIANVFATAAYRFAHLAIQPVLFRLDPNYRENPRFPSVPLFKAFFTPWRVIFEGGVDPLLRGLIGRPAKLGTQDNMMVDALRERLFEFIQHLALDLGSLNMQRGRDHGLPGYNAWRRFCGLSQPRNQAQLAEVLRNPTLAQKLLELYGTPDNIDVWLGGVAEPFVPGGRVGPLFACLIATQFQRIRQGDRLWFQNPGVFTPQQRQRLSAVTLSRVICDNTGITSVPSDAFSVVSNRNRLVPCSSLRRLDLLPWRERPCGSGSPADCLMSSNSETEELNNLDPQDTLDLQDPLNPVDPVDLQDPLDPQDPLDPQDPLELETNEIQ